The Candidatus Eisenbacteria bacterium genome includes the window AGGGCCTCTCGCTCAACCCGGCGAAGCTCGCCGGCCAATGCGGCCGCCTTAAGTGCTGCCTGCGCTACGAGTACGAGACGTACGTGGAGCTCAAGCGCGGGCTCCCGGCGATCGGCGCGACGGTCGAGAGCGTCAAGGGCAACGGCAAGGTCGTGGCCCAGAGCATCTTGAAGCAGACCGTCGCGATCCAGCTCGAGGGCGACGGCGGACGCGTGGAGGCGACGCTCGAGGATCTCGTCGCACGACGCCACGATGCCTGATATCGCCCCGCTCTACTTCACGACGCCGATCTTCTACGCGAACGCCGAACCCCACGTCGGTCACGCGTCGGCCCTGATCGTCGCGGACGCGCTTTCGCGTTTCTGGCGTGCACGCGGTCGGCGGGTATTCGTCGTAACGGGTACCGACGAGCACGGCGACAAGATCGCGCAGGCCGCCGCCGCGCACGGCATGGAGCCCAAGGCGTGGGTCGACCAGATCAGCGCGGCGTTCAAATCCACCTGGCACACCGTCGGCCTCGGCTACGATCACTTCGTGCGCACGACCGATCCGAGCCACACGGCCTTCGTCCGCAAGGTTCTGACCGAGATCCATGCGCGCGGCGACATCTATTTCGACCGGTACAGCGGCCTCTACTGCTACGGATGCGAGCGCTTCTACCAGGAGCGCGAGCTCGTCGGCGGCCTCTGTCCCGATCACCAGACTCCGCCCACCGAGATCACGGAGGAGAACTACTTCTTCCGCATGGGCGCGTACCAGGAGCGGCTCTCGCGGCTGCTCGAGGAACACCCGGAGATGGTCACTCCGGAGGGCTACCGTCGCGAGGTGATGGCGCTCCTGCGCGAGCCCATCGGCGATCTCTGCATCTCGCGGCCGAAGGCGCGGCTCACGTGGGGCATCGAGCTGCCGTTCGACGATCGCTACGTCACCTACGTGTGGTTCGACGCTCTCTTCTCGTACGTGAGCTCGCTCCACGCCGCCGGGGTGCCGGAGCTCTGGAACGTGGCGCACCACATCATCGGCAAGGACATCTTGAAGACGCACGCGATCTACTGGCCGCCGATGCTCATGGCGGCGGGGTTGCCCATCTACCGGCAGCTCGCGGTCCACGGCTACTGGCAGATGGGCGGCGGCAAGATGTCGAAAAGCGTCGGGAACGTCGTGCGGCCGACCGAGATGCAGGACCGCTACGGGATGGACGCGCTCCGGTACTATCTCCTGCGCGACAAGTCCTACGGCGGCGACGCCGACTTCAGCGAGGACGGGCTCGTCGCACGCCTGAACGCCGACCTCGCCAACGGGCTCGGCAACCTCGCGAGCCGCGTCCTCGCCATGCAGCAGCGCTACTTTGGCGGCGTCCTGCAGCCGCTCGCCCCGGAGCCCGTCGACCTGGCGCTGCGCCGGGCGTTCGCCGACGCGCGGCGGGAGCTCGAGGCCCACGTCGCCGACTTCGCCTTCCATCGCGCGCTCGAGGCGCTGTGGCGGGCGATCGACCACGCCAACAAGTACGTGACCGAAACGGCGCCGTTCACCCTCGCAAAGGACACGGCGAAGCGGCCGCGGGTGGGGGCGATCCTCCATGAGCTTTGCGAGGCTCTGCGGGTCACGGCTCAGCTGGTCGAGCCCTTCACGCCGGAGACCGCTCGTAAGCTCGTGCGTTACCTGGGTTTTTCCGAGGATCGGCTGCCGGAGCTCGACCTGGCCTGGGGCTCGGCCTTCCCCCCCGGGCATCGCACCCTCCCACCCGAGCCTCTCTTCCCTCGCGTCGAAGGGTCTTGAAAACGATTTTCAAAATCGCTACGCTCGTTCTCGAGGCGATCGAGAGCGATGATCCTCTGCATCTGCCGCGGCGTGACCCAGGACGAGATCGTCGACGCGATCCGTCGCGGCGCCTGCTCGCTCGACAAGCTCGCCCGGCGGTGTGACGGCGCCGGAACGGACTGCGGCTCCTGCCGCGCCGAGCTGCAGCTGCACATCGACGCCTCGCGCCAGCAGCAGGTTGCATAGCGCGATCTGGCCCTCGTGAAACCCCTGTGGTAACCGGGGATCATGAAGGGGCAGAAGAAGGTCGTCGACGTCCTGAACGACGTCCTCTCCGCGGAGCTCGTCGGCATCAATCAGTACTTCCTGCACGCGAAGATGTGCAAGAACTGGGGCTTCCACCGGATCGCCGAACTGATTCACCACGAGTCGATCGACGAGATGAAGCACGCGAGCGAGCTCGTCGAACGGATCCTCTTCCTCGAAGGCGTGCCGAACCTCCAGAAGCTCGGGCGTGTCCGCGTCGGGCAGACCGTCCCCGAGCAATTCAAGCTCGACCTCGACCTCGAGGTGCAGGCCGTCGCCCGGCTGAACAAGGCGATCGCCCTGTGCGTCGCCGAGGGTGACAACGCTTCTCGCGACCTGCTGGAAGGCATCCTCACGAACGAGGAGAGCCACCTCGACTGGCTCGAGACGCAGCTCGGTCTCGTCAAGCAGCTGGGCGAGAAGGCATACCTCGCCGAGCAGCTCCACAAGTAGCCAGGCGCGAGTGCGCGCGGTTCGGCCGGCGCTCGCGGCGCTCGCCCTGGCCGCGAGCGCGTGTGGTGTCCGTCACCCAAGCGTCCAACCGGCCCCGCCTCCGGCGCCGTCGGCGTGCGTCCCCGCCGGACGATGGATCGACCCCGCGACGGGTTTCGCCGTCCCCTTCCCGGATCTGGTCGCCCGGGCGCGCGCGTCGCGCCTCGTGCTCCTGGGCGAGGATCACGATCGTGCCGCGCAGCATGCCTGGCAGCTCCACGTGATCGCCGCGCTCGCGGGCGTCGCCGACGAGCTCGTGCTGGGGTTCGAGATGTTCCCGCAGACCGCGGCCCCGGCGCTCGCTCGCTGGGTCGGCGGCGAGAGCACGCGCGAGCAGTTCCTGCGCGAGACCGACTGGGCACACGTGTGGGGATTCGATCCCGACCTCTATCA containing:
- the metG gene encoding methionine--tRNA ligase; this translates as MPDIAPLYFTTPIFYANAEPHVGHASALIVADALSRFWRARGRRVFVVTGTDEHGDKIAQAAAAHGMEPKAWVDQISAAFKSTWHTVGLGYDHFVRTTDPSHTAFVRKVLTEIHARGDIYFDRYSGLYCYGCERFYQERELVGGLCPDHQTPPTEITEENYFFRMGAYQERLSRLLEEHPEMVTPEGYRREVMALLREPIGDLCISRPKARLTWGIELPFDDRYVTYVWFDALFSYVSSLHAAGVPELWNVAHHIIGKDILKTHAIYWPPMLMAAGLPIYRQLAVHGYWQMGGGKMSKSVGNVVRPTEMQDRYGMDALRYYLLRDKSYGGDADFSEDGLVARLNADLANGLGNLASRVLAMQQRYFGGVLQPLAPEPVDLALRRAFADARRELEAHVADFAFHRALEALWRAIDHANKYVTETAPFTLAKDTAKRPRVGAILHELCEALRVTAQLVEPFTPETARKLVRYLGFSEDRLPELDLAWGSAFPPGHRTLPPEPLFPRVEGS
- a CDS encoding (2Fe-2S)-binding protein → MILCICRGVTQDEIVDAIRRGACSLDKLARRCDGAGTDCGSCRAELQLHIDASRQQQVA
- the bfr gene encoding bacterioferritin — protein: MKGQKKVVDVLNDVLSAELVGINQYFLHAKMCKNWGFHRIAELIHHESIDEMKHASELVERILFLEGVPNLQKLGRVRVGQTVPEQFKLDLDLEVQAVARLNKAIALCVAEGDNASRDLLEGILTNEESHLDWLETQLGLVKQLGEKAYLAEQLHK